In Opitutus sp., one genomic interval encodes:
- a CDS encoding FAD-dependent oxidoreductase, producing MTTQNTSQTRCLKANRLTADFVVIGGGMAGTIAAIAAARNGASVILVQDRSVLGGNASSEIRMHIVGADSHGGKPGCRETGILEELRLEDAVRNPHRSYSQWDLLLYEKVKAEANITLLLDTTCVSAEVAANASGERRITAIRALRNSTDDEFLIEAKWFADCSGDGRLGAEAGADFTEGREARATHGEPLAPEQADNNRLGSSIMFMSREHATPQVFIPPNWIRKFTKEDFKGHRDIFSYEYGYWWFEWGGHLDTIKDNETIRHELLRIALGVWDYVKNSGDHPGSANYALDWVAAIPGKRESRRFLGRHVLSDKDIFNPETRPDAVAYGGWPIDLHPVEGVDDPEKPACVHHGFKHLYSIPYGCYCSRNVENLFFAGRNISATHIAFGSTRVMATCAIGGQAIGTAVALLTSQKARSSSELATPEGLQALRQRLLRDDAFIPGVRHEDAADLASSARISASSESSEGSASCVTDGTSRHLKAQWGPWSADETHSWKSQTLPATLRLEFAQPATLSEVHLTFDTGLERELMLSGSDKCSKKTLRGPQPETAKHYRLLIDGKLVGEESFNYLRKRIHRLPTPQTSRLVELEILATHGVPEARVFEIRCY from the coding sequence ATGACCACACAAAACACATCCCAAACCCGCTGCCTGAAAGCCAACCGGCTCACGGCTGACTTCGTCGTGATTGGAGGTGGCATGGCAGGGACCATCGCCGCAATCGCCGCAGCCCGCAACGGGGCGAGTGTCATCCTCGTGCAGGACCGCTCGGTCCTTGGAGGCAACGCCTCCAGCGAGATCCGCATGCACATTGTCGGCGCCGATTCCCATGGCGGAAAGCCCGGCTGCCGCGAAACCGGCATCCTTGAGGAATTGCGACTCGAGGACGCCGTGCGCAACCCTCACCGCAGCTACTCGCAGTGGGATCTGCTGCTTTACGAGAAGGTCAAAGCTGAAGCCAACATCACGCTTCTTCTCGACACCACCTGCGTGAGCGCCGAGGTCGCCGCCAATGCCAGCGGCGAACGCCGCATCACGGCGATCCGTGCCTTGCGCAATTCGACGGACGACGAATTTCTTATCGAGGCAAAATGGTTTGCCGACTGCAGTGGCGACGGCCGCCTCGGCGCGGAAGCGGGTGCCGATTTCACCGAAGGCCGCGAGGCGCGCGCAACCCATGGTGAACCGCTCGCGCCTGAGCAAGCCGACAACAACCGCCTCGGCAGCTCGATCATGTTCATGTCGCGCGAGCATGCCACCCCTCAAGTTTTCATTCCGCCCAACTGGATCCGCAAGTTCACGAAGGAGGACTTCAAGGGTCATCGCGATATCTTCAGCTACGAATACGGCTACTGGTGGTTCGAGTGGGGTGGTCATCTCGACACGATCAAGGACAACGAAACCATCCGTCACGAACTGCTGCGCATCGCCCTGGGCGTCTGGGATTATGTGAAAAACTCCGGTGATCATCCCGGTTCGGCCAACTATGCCCTCGACTGGGTGGCGGCGATCCCCGGCAAACGCGAGAGCCGCCGTTTTCTCGGTCGCCATGTGCTTTCGGATAAGGACATTTTCAATCCCGAAACACGGCCCGATGCCGTGGCCTATGGTGGATGGCCAATCGATCTCCATCCGGTCGAGGGCGTCGACGATCCGGAAAAGCCGGCCTGCGTGCATCATGGCTTCAAGCACCTCTACAGCATTCCCTATGGCTGCTACTGCTCGCGCAATGTGGAAAACCTCTTCTTTGCCGGACGCAACATCAGCGCCACCCACATCGCCTTCGGCAGCACCCGAGTCATGGCCACTTGCGCGATCGGCGGTCAGGCCATCGGCACCGCTGTGGCATTGCTCACTTCGCAAAAGGCGCGATCCAGCTCGGAACTCGCGACGCCGGAAGGCTTGCAGGCACTGAGGCAGCGCCTCCTTCGCGACGATGCGTTCATTCCCGGAGTTCGCCACGAAGATGCCGCCGATCTCGCTTCGAGCGCCCGCATCAGCGCCAGTTCGGAATCATCCGAAGGATCTGCCTCATGCGTGACCGATGGCACTTCCCGTCACCTCAAAGCACAATGGGGACCGTGGTCCGCCGATGAAACCCACTCTTGGAAATCGCAGACGCTTCCCGCCACGCTTCGCCTGGAATTCGCTCAGCCTGCCACACTCAGCGAAGTGCACCTCACTTTCGACACCGGCCTGGAGCGCGAACTGATGCTCAGTGGCAGCGACAAGTGCTCAAAGAAAACCCTCCGCGGCCCGCAACCCGAGACGGCAAAACACTACCGACTGCTCATCGACGGCAAGCTCGTCGGCGAGGAGTCATTCAACTATCTGCGCAAACGCATCCACCGCCTTCCGACACCGCAAACCTCCCGTCTCGTCGAATTGGAAATCCTCGCCACCCACGGCGTGCCCGAGGCCCGAGTCTTCGAGATCCGGTGTTATTGA
- a CDS encoding alpha-galactosidase: MTKLLSKFTVGDTVVRFDAPAEGKGAPQLSLHPKSLAPGKHREFLPPDVEIVGLPAKWQPRRAWALDSLVQLKCMEDIYGGSFSQGRTMRSGHSTAVLEFIGQKVQKMNGGTSVVTTLQHPSGLRCEHQLSWQGNVPVFSSRVSVRNAGKKPVPLEMLSSFSLGGMTPYAHDDAPNRLLVHRYRSTWSAEGRLDTQGIEDLQLERSWIGHGISSERFGQVGSMPVRGFFPFVALEDREAGVLWGAQLACPGSWQMEVFRKDDFVALSGGQADREFGHWFKTLKAGETYDTPVATIGCIKGDIDQLAQRLSSAQERSLTKLSKIENELPIVVNEWCTSWGNPTQENLLALAKRLHGTPAKYLVIDDGWAERPGGGIQQNGDWIINRTAFPDGLAATCQALRDHGLIPGIWFEFEVCNPGSKAFDLTDHHLQRDGRVLQVGGRRYWDFRDPFTSDYLTQKLIHLLRDNGFGYLKVDYNETIGFGVDGAESPGEGLRQHLEGVQKFFRKLREEIPDLVIENCSSGGHRLEPSMMGLCAMGSFSDAHETREIPIIAANLHRLILPRQSQVWAVLRKNDSAQRLAYSLAATLLGRMCLSGEVHDLSPAQWKLTVSAMELYRRVYPIIRDGHSTFHGETGKSWRHPKGWQAVLRTAKNGKRALLVAHTFGRSFPKSVEIPLPDAGWEVEETWPKKHGIPANLKGKSVQLDLTGEFRATVISLRKRPNMPPPIH, translated from the coding sequence ATGACCAAACTTCTTTCGAAATTCACCGTCGGCGACACCGTCGTCCGTTTTGACGCCCCTGCTGAAGGCAAGGGCGCGCCGCAACTGTCGCTTCATCCCAAATCGCTCGCGCCGGGGAAGCACCGCGAGTTTCTACCGCCAGATGTCGAGATCGTAGGCCTGCCGGCCAAGTGGCAACCAAGGCGCGCGTGGGCACTGGACTCCCTCGTGCAGCTCAAGTGCATGGAAGACATCTACGGTGGATCCTTTTCTCAAGGTCGGACGATGCGCTCAGGACACTCGACGGCCGTTCTCGAATTCATTGGTCAGAAGGTTCAGAAAATGAACGGCGGCACCAGCGTCGTCACCACGCTCCAGCACCCCTCGGGACTGCGCTGCGAACATCAACTTTCCTGGCAGGGGAATGTGCCGGTTTTTTCCAGCCGGGTGAGTGTGCGCAACGCCGGCAAGAAACCGGTGCCCCTTGAAATGCTCAGCAGCTTCTCGCTCGGTGGCATGACGCCTTACGCCCATGACGATGCGCCGAATCGATTGCTGGTGCATCGCTATCGTTCTACTTGGAGCGCCGAAGGCCGCCTCGACACGCAAGGCATCGAGGACCTGCAACTCGAGCGTTCGTGGATCGGACACGGCATCTCCAGCGAACGCTTCGGCCAGGTCGGCTCGATGCCGGTGCGAGGATTTTTCCCCTTCGTTGCGCTGGAAGATCGTGAGGCCGGCGTGCTCTGGGGCGCGCAACTTGCATGTCCCGGATCTTGGCAGATGGAGGTATTCCGCAAGGATGACTTCGTCGCGCTCTCCGGCGGCCAGGCCGACCGCGAGTTTGGGCATTGGTTTAAAACATTAAAGGCAGGCGAAACCTACGACACGCCCGTCGCTACGATCGGCTGCATAAAAGGTGATATCGATCAACTCGCGCAGCGCCTCAGTTCCGCACAGGAGCGCTCTCTTACAAAGTTGTCCAAGATAGAAAACGAGCTGCCCATTGTGGTGAATGAGTGGTGCACGAGCTGGGGAAATCCGACACAGGAAAATCTGCTGGCGCTGGCCAAGCGTCTCCACGGAACCCCGGCAAAGTATCTCGTCATCGACGATGGCTGGGCCGAGCGGCCCGGCGGAGGTATCCAGCAGAACGGCGACTGGATCATCAACCGAACGGCATTTCCCGACGGCCTCGCTGCGACCTGCCAAGCGCTACGCGACCACGGACTCATCCCTGGCATCTGGTTCGAGTTCGAGGTCTGCAACCCGGGATCAAAGGCCTTCGATCTCACCGATCACCATCTCCAGCGCGATGGTCGCGTTCTTCAGGTCGGCGGCCGCCGCTACTGGGATTTCCGCGATCCCTTCACCTCCGATTATCTCACTCAAAAGCTGATCCATCTCCTGCGCGACAATGGATTCGGTTACCTGAAGGTCGATTACAACGAAACCATCGGCTTCGGCGTCGATGGTGCCGAGTCGCCCGGCGAGGGCCTGCGGCAGCATCTGGAGGGCGTTCAAAAATTCTTCCGCAAGCTGCGCGAGGAGATTCCCGACCTCGTCATCGAGAACTGCTCGTCCGGCGGGCACCGCCTCGAACCCTCGATGATGGGCCTCTGCGCGATGGGATCGTTTTCCGATGCGCACGAGACGCGCGAGATCCCGATCATCGCCGCCAACCTCCATCGCCTCATCCTGCCACGCCAGTCGCAGGTCTGGGCCGTTCTGCGCAAGAACGACAGCGCACAGCGCCTTGCCTACTCTCTCGCAGCCACCCTCCTCGGCCGCATGTGCCTTTCCGGCGAGGTCCACGACCTTTCACCGGCACAGTGGAAGCTCACCGTTTCGGCTATGGAACTTTACCGCCGCGTCTATCCGATCATCCGCGACGGTCATTCCACCTTCCACGGCGAAACCGGCAAAAGCTGGCGTCACCCAAAGGGCTGGCAGGCCGTGCTGCGCACCGCAAAAAACGGCAAGCGCGCCCTGCTCGTCGCCCACACCTTTGGAAGGTCCTTTCCGAAATCCGTCGAGATCCCTCTGCCGGATGCCGGATGGGAAGTGGAGGAAACTTGGCCCAAAAAGCATGGCATCCCGGCAAACCTGAAAGGCAAGTCCGTGCAACTCGACCTAACCGGCGAGTTCCGCGCGACTGTCATCTCCCTGCGCAAAAGACCGAATATGCCACCGCCGATTCATTGA